A single region of the Candidatus Protochlamydia amoebophila UWE25 genome encodes:
- a CDS encoding alpha/beta fold hydrolase: MGNLPYILWAIPGFLGLPSDWDLFKFTQIKKIDVNSFSCTDLSSWAEHFNAFVKKQPPHFPILLGYSMGGRLGLHALCQDPDLWKGGILISTHPGLSQENEKEERLDQDGKWAGLFETEEWESLIKQWNAQDIFAKDLIFYRSHNDYQRSNLAMHLRNFSLGKQEDLKEKIGLLPFPILWMTGEKDKKFSQLGQQLYFKHPLSFHLSVKGAGHRVPWLCPDIFKSQLSIFIEALTI; this comes from the coding sequence ATGGGGAATCTTCCTTATATTTTATGGGCAATTCCCGGCTTTTTAGGCCTCCCATCGGATTGGGACCTGTTTAAATTTACACAAATAAAAAAAATCGATGTGAACTCTTTTTCGTGTACAGATTTATCGAGTTGGGCAGAGCATTTTAATGCATTTGTTAAAAAACAACCTCCTCATTTTCCTATTTTGCTCGGTTATTCGATGGGGGGAAGATTGGGATTACATGCGTTGTGTCAAGATCCAGATTTATGGAAAGGAGGGATTCTGATTTCTACCCATCCAGGTTTATCTCAAGAAAACGAAAAAGAAGAACGGTTGGATCAGGATGGAAAATGGGCCGGTCTTTTTGAAACTGAAGAATGGGAATCTTTAATAAAGCAATGGAATGCACAAGATATATTTGCGAAAGACCTCATTTTTTATCGTTCCCATAATGATTATCAGCGGTCGAATCTAGCTATGCACCTAAGAAATTTTTCATTAGGGAAACAAGAAGATTTAAAAGAAAAAATAGGCCTACTTCCTTTTCCCATTTTATGGATGACTGGTGAGAAAGATAAAAAATTTTCTCAATTAGGCCAACAGCTTTATTTTAAACATCCGTTATCTTTCCACTTATCTGTTAAAGGAGCGGGGCATAGAGTTCCTTGGCTCTGTCCTGATATCTTTAAATCGCAGTTATCAATTTTTATTGAAGCATTGACAATTTGA